CATCTGTTGAACTTCGATAAAATTCCGACCAATTAACTGGCGGTTGTGTGAGATGCTGTTGTTGAATATTATCGAGTAACTGTGCAAAGCGATCGCTGCGATCGCGCAATGCCCAACCAATTTCCGGTTGTAAAGTTTGCTGCTCAGAATCTTGATGCACGCCAATAAAACCAGCAAGTAGTTCTAAAGAATACTCTATTCCATCTCGCGTTATCAGCTGGAATGGCACTTGAGAAATTCCCAAAGGCAACCTTTCAGCAGAAATGCCACGAACAACTCGCTCAAACAATGCTTCGGATGATGACGCATTCGGAAGTTCGCAGCGATCGATTTCTAAAATCGGATTTCGTACCGAAGCAGCTTTAGTTATTGAATAATCCGTCAAATAAGGGAACAAATCAGTTAACCAACCAGTAATTAACTCAGCACCATAAACAGGTTTAGGTTTGTAGATGCAGCGCCAAAACTCTAGGGATGGTTTACCGGCAGCTGTTTCCACAAACTCTCGACAAATCGGCAATAAGCGCGCAGTCCACCATTCTAAGTCATACTTAGCCATCATTTGCACGCGATCGCAGATACTTTGCCAATCTTCGACAGTACCCAACAGCGTAATCTCCGGAATGCCGCACACGCAGGACATCATGTAGTCAAAATACTGTTGGAAAGCATTCATCATCACCACATGACTGGCTGTTTTAGTGATGGGTGTCGTCGTACTAAAGTTACACTCTAACAATCGATATAGATCGGCTCCTACACGATCGCGAATTTGCAATACCCATTGTTGCACTGCTTCACTCCAGTGCTGGGGTTCGCTATTAATTTGTGGAGTTTTAACTACGAGTTTTTCTTTCCCTTGGTGACGAACAAAACGCGATCGCAAAGTTTCCGCATGATTATTAATATGTTGCCCAAATCCTTGCGCTATTGCGATCCAAATAATGTCAGGTGTTAATAATAACGGACGATGTTCGCTAAAAGCAGCATGAACAGCCAGCGCTAGCGGATGAATACCTTGGTCTGGAATTACCTCAAATGTATCATTGTGACTGAATGCCAGAAGTTGTTTACCAAATTCCTTCTCTAACTGCAATTTGGCATTTGTAGTAGGTAATCGCTCTTGAGCGCTTTTCACATCGTCTACACCAAAGCGAATTTTACCTGTAGTTTGTTCTAATATAGGTGCCAGTACTGACATAAGTTAACTCTACTGATATTTATAGTTTTAAAGGACTTGATAACAAACTCCTGTTATGGAGATACTTGCTGCCATTCATCAAGTAAAGCTGGCAAATACTAGTGTATTTCAGTATTTGTTAGCGTCAACTTGCACTCAAAAATTATCCTTCTATATTTGTTAGAATAATAACCATAAAATTATTGATTTAAATTATACCTTTCAAATCATTACATTCCTGCTAAATCAACTATCGAGGGGAATAAAGCTATGGGTTCGATCAAAGAAGGTACGATCGCAGAAGTCGATCGTGGCAGATATCGCCAACAGTCAGTATTAATTATTGAAGATCGTTGTGACAATCCACTGGGTATATTTAATCTTGAGAATAACTATTCAGCAAAGTTAATCTCTGGAGAGAAAGTGACGATTCATGGCGACGATCTCAAGCCATTAGTTACATGTCCTCTTTTAGTTGCAGACATAGATAAGTTAAAAAAAGCTTAAGTAGCTCACCAAATGGAGTTTTTCTCATTCCTAAATAAATGAGTAGTCGTGCCAATCGCAGATAGGGCGATAGCCAATCTTTTGGTAGATGTAATTAGAAGTAGGATTTGCTAAATCGGTAAACAGAAAACAGCGATCGCATCCATTATCTAAAAGTTTTTGGCTTAAAGCGGCAACACAGGCAGTCGCGTATCCTTTGCCACGGTACTCTGGTGGTGTATAGACCGGGCCAATACGCGCCGCCGCAGGTAAAGATTTACTACCGCTAGCCCATGAAACAGGGATACCATCTGACCATAGATGAATACTTTGCCGCTTCAGTCCAGCGTTGACGGCCTGTTCTACATCTTGAGAAATCACCTCACCAACTTCAGCGATAAAATTTGTCAACCACTCTACTAGCAAAGGGCGATCGCTTTCGGTAGCAAGTCTGAGATCGCCGCTGACAGTCGCAACAGGTTCTACTTGGGTTAACTGGTGAATTCTCAACTCCATTACCCGTCGATAGGGCTGTTCAGTCAATGTTTGCCATGCTTGCAAAAACGTTTCTACCTCTGCAACCAGTCCGCTTACACCAGGGAGTTGCTGTGAATTGTCTTGCAAATCGTGAGCAATCAGCGCTATTGCATTCAAATCCTCTGCTTTCGACAACACCAGCTTGTTTGGAGGAGTGCGGATAGCCGCAGCCAGAATCTTGCCTTTTGTTTGCGCGATCGCTAAATAAGCAGGATCGGGATAACGTTCTGGGTAATGCAACAGAGTATGTGAAATACCAAGCAACAAATTATGCTCTGCCTCATACTGGAGTAAGTAATCTTGAGCGTTATTCCAAAATTCCTGAATATTATTAAATCGGCGTAATTCCATGATTCACTTCCTCACTACGGCTGCTGCAAACAATTTTAAAATTTTCGTAACAGCTAATCATGGAAAAATTCCACAAACAAGGGATGAAAATCCTTCTTGCTTTTTTTCCTCGTTCTCTATTTTTGAGTTAAATGTATGAGCCATGACTTGTTGAAAATATCAAATAATGGATCTGCCTCTGTACCAGGTTGGTCATTAAAAGAGCGCGATGCTGAGTTTATTGAATTATTAATGCCTGTATGGGAATGGTTTTACCGTTACTATTTTCAAGTAAAAACTGACGGATGGCATCACATACCAACACAAGGAAATGTATTACTAGTTGGCTCTCATAATGGGGGAATGGCTTCTCCCGATTTGATAATGATGATGTACGATTGGTTTTCTAGATTTGGAACTCAGCGTTTGGTTTATGGTTTAATGCATCCTTACGCTTGGAAAGTAAGTCCAAAAATAGCCGAACTAGCTCAAAAATTAGGAGCCATTATCGCACATCCAAAAATGGCTAGTGCTGCTTTTGATCTAGGTGCTAGCGTTTTGGTATATCCAGGAGGACAATATGATATGTTTCGCCCTTACAGCCAACGCCATAAAATTAATTTTGCCGGACATAAAGGCTTTATCAAGTTAGCTTTAAAACAAGAAGTTCCTATTATTCCTTTAATATCAGTAGGCGCTCATGAAACTTTGATAGTTTTATTTGACTGTTACGATTTAGTAAAACAATTGCATCAGTGGGGATTGCCGTGGTTATATCAATTAGATCCAGGAGTTTTTCCTATTTACTTAGGTTTACCTTGGGGCTTGTCTATTGGCCCTTTACCTAATATTCCTTTACCTGTGCAAATTCATACTCGTGTTTGCCAACCAATTATTTTTGATAGATATGGCAAAGATGCTGCTAGAGATCGTAACTATGTACGTGCTTGTTATGAATTAGTTCATACCCAAATGCAGCAAGAGCTAGATCGATTAGTTAAGGATACTCAAAAATCTAGCTAGAATATCAGGCTATGGGACTCAATGAGTAGGCAAATTCCCAAATTTATGTACTTGACACCACTTTGCGCGGCGTCAGGAAGGCAAGGACAATTGCTACCAATAACAATGCGGGAACTCTCATTCACTGCTTTAACAAAGAACTTTAGCTCTATTAGGCAATAAATGCTGCACTTCGTGTTTCTCTAGATTTTGCAGCGCGTTGTGATTCTTCATAAATAACGTGCATTTATGCCAATACGTCGGGCTGTTATGCCAATACGTCGGGCTGTTATGCCAATGCATCGGTCTGTTATGCCAATACGTTGGGCTGTTATATTAATGCGTCGGTCTGTTATGCCAATACGTCGAGCTGTTATATTAATGCGTCGGTCTGTTATGCCAATACGTCGGGCTGTTATGCCAATACACAAACGTGCAAGTTTTAACCAACCCACTTTGATTTGCCCTTGCTGCACAAAGATAGATGCATCGGCAAGTTTATTAATTTAACTATTGAGTTTATCTAGGCGATCGCTAGTTTTTTCCCAGTGCGATCTACAACACGATAAGTCCTCAAGTAATTGGTGTTAAAGGTAAAAACACAAAAATTAAGTTAGTGCTTAACGCCTCGATCTTTGCTGGTGTAAACGGAGTGAG
The genomic region above belongs to Calothrix sp. NIES-2098 and contains:
- a CDS encoding GCN5-related N-acetyltransferase produces the protein MELRRFNNIQEFWNNAQDYLLQYEAEHNLLLGISHTLLHYPERYPDPAYLAIAQTKGKILAAAIRTPPNKLVLSKAEDLNAIALIAHDLQDNSQQLPGVSGLVAEVETFLQAWQTLTEQPYRRVMELRIHQLTQVEPVATVSGDLRLATESDRPLLVEWLTNFIAEVGEVISQDVEQAVNAGLKRQSIHLWSDGIPVSWASGSKSLPAAARIGPVYTPPEYRGKGYATACVAALSQKLLDNGCDRCFLFTDLANPTSNYIYQKIGYRPICDWHDYSFI
- a CDS encoding Rho termination factor-like protein, whose product is MQQGQIKVGWLKLARLCIGITARRIGITDRRINITARRIGITDRRINITAQRIGITDRCIGITARRIGITARRIGINARYL